A genomic segment from Garra rufa chromosome 5, GarRuf1.0, whole genome shotgun sequence encodes:
- the ciz1b gene encoding cdkn1a interacting zinc finger protein 1b isoform X1, protein MGKIGTVGQIHSSVPEQGEPPLKKHRAQRPNDLGEDSANGDKMQQPPTKNSANISDHEDDDNGNAQLEENSVDENRAAEVQGVGTSLKVTIQRSSESRAFSTSPEEMAAGAGHEGEKEKSKHTVKFTCYICNVTCPDQQGFQTHMTSLDHQQQMMEIQRLSNTHLATLLPHTQESLQGTNRERRTGHQRWCPTCQCHYSGDLIEHRRTKKHKMAKVSSRPFCTLCERHFRTPRKFVEHMKSPEHKQRVEELRNEGGPEVMEELITVDAIGCFEGEDDYEEERNDEEVAAFEKVSYMTSCALLQLSPLKFLHEFCSQHPAHRDMALEETTDNEAYDPDAQYGTSFVVPVAGFLCKLCHKFYHFESSARETHCRSLMHFQNLQKHNSLKMQKKAPQDDCESDASCSSPISDPRVLELTASCANDCSQADLSRPRINFSRERLHLRKLTPKPFKRPHKSKSVRSKNSVVPQRPAVVMKHLICPPHRGSESSQESHCQESNRTDSSAQLQHTKSVSSEKDKTSCDLVHCSENMNTTPTCSWHHASQLNSEENTIKVKEAMGKDQTQK, encoded by the exons GTACTGTTGGACAGATTCATTCTTCAGTCCCAGAACAAGGAGAGCCTCCTTTGAAAAAGCACAGAGCTCAAAG ACCAAATGACCTGGGGGAAGATTCAGCAAATGGAGATAAGATGCAGCAGCCACCAACCAAAAACTCAGCAAACATTTCAGACCATGAAG ATGATGATAACGGCAATGCACAGCTTGAAGAAAACAGTGTGGATGAGAACAGAGCAGCAGAG GTGCAGGGTGTTGGTACGTCTCTGAAGGTGACCATCCAGCGTAGCAGTGAGAGTCGAGCCTTCAGCACTTCGCCTGAAGAGATGGCAGCAGGTGCAGGCCATGAGGGCGAGAAAGAGAAAAGCAAACACACAGTCAAATTCACCTGCTACATTTGCAACGTCACCTGTCCTGACCAGCAA GGCTTCCAGACTCACATGACGAGTTTAGATCATCAGCAGCAAATGATGGAAATCCAGCGTCTGAGCAACACCCATCTGGCCACACTGTTACCTCACACCCAGGAGTCCCTGCAGGGCACAAACAG AGAGAGGAGGACGGGTCATCAACGCTGGTGTCCAACCTGCCAGTGTCATTATTCTGGTGACCTCATCGAGCACAGGAGAACTAAGAAACACAAG ATGGCCAAAGTGTCCTCAAGACCTTTCTGTACCCTGTGTGAGCGCCACTTTAGGACTCCTCGCAAGTTTGTTGAACATATGAAGTCTCCTGAACACAAACAGAGGGTTGAGGAG TTAAGAAATGAGGGTGGCCCAGAGGTTATGGAGGAGCTCATAACAGTGGATGCTATTGGCTGCTTTGAAGGAGAGGATGATTATGAGGAGGAAAGAAATGACGAAGAGGTTGCGGCGTTTGAGAAGGTTAGTTACATGACTTCTTGTGCTCTTCTACAGTTGAGTCCTCTTAAGTTTTTACATGAATTTTGTTCACAGCATCCTGCTCATAGGGATATGGCTCTTGAAGAGACAACTGATAATGAGGCATATGATCCAGACGCACAATATG GCACTAGTTTTGTGGTCCCTGTCGCTGGTTTCCTCTGTAAGCTGTGTCATAAATTCTACCACTTTGAGTCTTCTGCACGGGAAACTCACTGCAGGTCTCTAATGCACTTCCAGAACTTACAG AAACACAACTCCCTGAAGATGCAGAAGAAGGCTCCTCAGGATGACTGTGAGAGTGATGCATCATGTAGCAGCCCGATCAGCGACCCTCGAGTCCTGGAGCTCACTGCTTCCTGTGCCAATGACTGCAGCCAAGCAGATCTCAGCAGACCACGCATCAATTTCTCAAGAGAGCGCTTACACTTGAGGAAGCTAACACCTAAGCCTTTTAAAAGACCTCACAAATCCAAGTCTGTACGGTCAAAAAACTCTGTAGTTCCACAGAGGCCTGCCGTGGTCATGAAGCACTTAATATGTCCTCCACACCGTGGCTCAGAGTCAAGCCAAGAGTCACACTGCCAAGAAAGCAATAGGACTGACTCAAGTGCTCAACTACAGCACACAAAATCTGTGTCCAGTGAAAAAGACAAGACTTCCTGTGACCTTGTGCATTGCTCAGAAAATATGAACACAACACCCACATGCAGTTGGCATCATGCATCACAGTTGAACTCAGAGGAGAACACAATCAAGGTTAAAGAGGCAATGGGAAAAGACCAAACACAAAAATAA
- the ciz1b gene encoding cdkn1a interacting zinc finger protein 1b isoform X2, protein MGKIGTVGQIHSSVPEQGEPPLKKHRAQRPNDLGEDSANGDKMQQPPTKNSANISDHEDDDNGNAQLEENSVDENRAAEVQGVGTSLKVTIQRSSESRAFSTSPEEMAAGAGHEGEKEKSKHTVKFTCYICNVTCPDQQGFQTHMTSLDHQQQMMEIQRLSNTHLATLLPHTQESLQGTNRERRTGHQRWCPTCQCHYSGDLIEHRRTKKHKMAKVSSRPFCTLCERHFRTPRKFVEHMKSPEHKQRVEELRNEGGPEVMEELITVDAIGCFEGEDDYEEERNDEEVAAFEKHPAHRDMALEETTDNEAYDPDAQYGTSFVVPVAGFLCKLCHKFYHFESSARETHCRSLMHFQNLQKHNSLKMQKKAPQDDCESDASCSSPISDPRVLELTASCANDCSQADLSRPRINFSRERLHLRKLTPKPFKRPHKSKSVRSKNSVVPQRPAVVMKHLICPPHRGSESSQESHCQESNRTDSSAQLQHTKSVSSEKDKTSCDLVHCSENMNTTPTCSWHHASQLNSEENTIKVKEAMGKDQTQK, encoded by the exons GTACTGTTGGACAGATTCATTCTTCAGTCCCAGAACAAGGAGAGCCTCCTTTGAAAAAGCACAGAGCTCAAAG ACCAAATGACCTGGGGGAAGATTCAGCAAATGGAGATAAGATGCAGCAGCCACCAACCAAAAACTCAGCAAACATTTCAGACCATGAAG ATGATGATAACGGCAATGCACAGCTTGAAGAAAACAGTGTGGATGAGAACAGAGCAGCAGAG GTGCAGGGTGTTGGTACGTCTCTGAAGGTGACCATCCAGCGTAGCAGTGAGAGTCGAGCCTTCAGCACTTCGCCTGAAGAGATGGCAGCAGGTGCAGGCCATGAGGGCGAGAAAGAGAAAAGCAAACACACAGTCAAATTCACCTGCTACATTTGCAACGTCACCTGTCCTGACCAGCAA GGCTTCCAGACTCACATGACGAGTTTAGATCATCAGCAGCAAATGATGGAAATCCAGCGTCTGAGCAACACCCATCTGGCCACACTGTTACCTCACACCCAGGAGTCCCTGCAGGGCACAAACAG AGAGAGGAGGACGGGTCATCAACGCTGGTGTCCAACCTGCCAGTGTCATTATTCTGGTGACCTCATCGAGCACAGGAGAACTAAGAAACACAAG ATGGCCAAAGTGTCCTCAAGACCTTTCTGTACCCTGTGTGAGCGCCACTTTAGGACTCCTCGCAAGTTTGTTGAACATATGAAGTCTCCTGAACACAAACAGAGGGTTGAGGAG TTAAGAAATGAGGGTGGCCCAGAGGTTATGGAGGAGCTCATAACAGTGGATGCTATTGGCTGCTTTGAAGGAGAGGATGATTATGAGGAGGAAAGAAATGACGAAGAGGTTGCGGCGTTTGAGAAG CATCCTGCTCATAGGGATATGGCTCTTGAAGAGACAACTGATAATGAGGCATATGATCCAGACGCACAATATG GCACTAGTTTTGTGGTCCCTGTCGCTGGTTTCCTCTGTAAGCTGTGTCATAAATTCTACCACTTTGAGTCTTCTGCACGGGAAACTCACTGCAGGTCTCTAATGCACTTCCAGAACTTACAG AAACACAACTCCCTGAAGATGCAGAAGAAGGCTCCTCAGGATGACTGTGAGAGTGATGCATCATGTAGCAGCCCGATCAGCGACCCTCGAGTCCTGGAGCTCACTGCTTCCTGTGCCAATGACTGCAGCCAAGCAGATCTCAGCAGACCACGCATCAATTTCTCAAGAGAGCGCTTACACTTGAGGAAGCTAACACCTAAGCCTTTTAAAAGACCTCACAAATCCAAGTCTGTACGGTCAAAAAACTCTGTAGTTCCACAGAGGCCTGCCGTGGTCATGAAGCACTTAATATGTCCTCCACACCGTGGCTCAGAGTCAAGCCAAGAGTCACACTGCCAAGAAAGCAATAGGACTGACTCAAGTGCTCAACTACAGCACACAAAATCTGTGTCCAGTGAAAAAGACAAGACTTCCTGTGACCTTGTGCATTGCTCAGAAAATATGAACACAACACCCACATGCAGTTGGCATCATGCATCACAGTTGAACTCAGAGGAGAACACAATCAAGGTTAAAGAGGCAATGGGAAAAGACCAAACACAAAAATAA